The window AGAAAAATCACATTCTCTGACCTAGAAATTCTCTCTGTCCCTCCAGGGACTGCCCTGGTGAGAGAAGACTAAGGTGGGATCTGCGTCTCCAAAGAGGGAGAATGTGTTTCTAGGTGACAGTAGTGGGAGCAGGAATCCCCTTTACTCGCACAGGGGGGTGAAATGACTGGCTGGAAAGGTGCCTCTGTCTCAAAAGAGGAACGGTGCTTCCTCTGATTGGGGACTATTTCCCTGGGAGAAGTCCTTTTCTGGAATAATGCTATAATCTATCTCAGAAGGAGCCTGTGTCTCTGGAGGCCTGGCTTCTTTAAAGATTTGCTCTCTCTGTCTGTAATTGACTCATAGAGAATAATATTTAGAAAAACGAGGCTCTCTCTTAAATATTAATCTATATTTCTTGCCCTCTCTTTCCTCCCAAACAAACTTAGAGGAATGGAATTTTGTGTGTGAGGGCCAAATTCTCTCTCTTGGGAATGTTAGGGCCACTCAAAAGAATTACATACTCTTTTTCCTAAAAGGGGAAGAATCATCTTCTTTTTGAGTTTGGGAGACTGGTTCCCTCTCAGCTAGAGGAAAATCTTGATCTGAGGCATCAGTAGCCTTGGTAAAAGGAATCTCTCCTCATGGAGACAACAGACTGGGAGAGAACATTCATTTCCTGGAGACCTTCAGACCCCAAGGCCTTTGCCCTGGGGATCCTTCACCAAAATCCCAGAATGTGAAGCTCTCTCCTGACTGCATTTCTCATCTCTCATGAAAAAGGCTCCTTTGTGGTGTAAGCGGCAGCTCCCTGGTAGTGAGCTGGCACAGAGCTGGACCCAGCTGGGCAGGAAGCAAGAGGGGAAGAGACAACAAGAGATAAAGAGAGGGGGCATAAGGGAGCTGATGTCTGGGATCCAAGAGGTTAATTCATCCTGGCAGTTCCTTAACCCCCAAGCTACCAACCATAGCACTAGGGCGGGGAAGCAGTGGAAGAACCAGGCAGGGGGCCAATCAGGGAAGGGGCATAGCAGCCCTTCCTCTGGTCCTAACCCATCATCCCCAGCCAAAAGAGTCATTCATTCCTCCTTTCTAGGCCATTTAAACCACAGGGCAGCCTCAGTAACAAAGGAGTGAAAAAGCATTTTATTTGTTCCTCCGGGACAGGCAAGGGAGGCCTAGGGTGTGGGGGACACAACAGATCTGACCTGGTGCTACCTGTCTTCTGTAGGGCTTTTCCAGAGGGCCATCATTCAAAGTGGTTCTGCTCTATCCAGCTGGGCTGTGAACTACCAACCAGTGAAGTACACCAGCCTGCTGGCAGACAAGGTGGGCTGTAACGTGCTAGACACAGTGGACATGGTGGACTGTCTTCGGCAAAAGAGTGCCAAGGAGCTGGTAGAGCAGGACATCCAGCCAGCCCGCTACCATGTGGCCTTTGGCCCTGTGATTGATGGTGATGTCATTCCTGATGACCCTGAGATCCTCATGGAACAGGGCGAGTTCCTCAACTATGACATCATGCTAGGTGTCAACCAGGGTGAGGGTCTCAAGTTTGTGGAAGGGGTGGTGGACCCTGAGGATGGTGTCTCTGGCACTGACTTTGACTATTCAGTCTCCAACTTTGTGGACAATCTGTATGGCTATCCCGAGGGTAAGGACACCCTACGGGAGACCATCAAGTTCATGTACACAGACTGGGCAGACCGTGACAACCCTGAGACCCGCCGTAAGACACTAGTGGCACTCTTCACTGACCACCAGTGGGTGGAGCCCTCAGTGGTGACCGCTGATCTGCATGCCCGTTATGGCTCACCTACCTACTTCTATGCCTTCTACCATCACTGCCAGAGCCTCATGAAGCCTGCCTGGTCAGATGCAGCTCATGGGGATGAAGTACCCTATGTTTTTGGGGTCCCTATGGTAGGCCCTACTGACCTCTTTCCCTGCAACTTCTCCAAGAATGACGTTATGCTCAGTGCTGTCGTCATGACCTACTGGACCAACTTTGCCAAGACTGGGTAAGGAGATATGGGGATTCTTCTTCTTTGGGACCCCAGCATGCCCTCTGCTTCTCTATCCAAACCTCTTCCCTTATCTCCCTTCCTAAGAGCATCCCAAAATCTTGCTTGGTAACCCCTCACTCCACTTCTTACTGTCCCCCACTCAAGTCTTTCATGCCATTTTCCTTACCTCAGAACTTACGTTGAGGCTCAGAACTTGGTTAGCATTAGGACTGAGCAGGAGTGAGAGTTACTGGCAGAACTATGGGATTCAAGGTTAGAGGGTCAGAGAAGTGGGAATAAAGTACATTCAAAAAGAGCCTTTAAAGGGCCCTCGAGAAAACCAGGCATCCGAAAAGATTGATGGGTGCTCAGTAGCATGTGAGAAGAAAAAGCATCTATAGCCTACTCTTAGAGGATGAACGCAGGGAAGGGTGAGATGGTTTCCTCGATGGCATGGGGAATACAGGAGTTCATGCTGTGGGGAAAGAGGACATATGGACAGAGGGAGGAACCctgcaaaagacagaaatggtgGGAAGTTTTGGACTGGGGAGGAGGTTTAGGGGTGGGTATGAGAAGAAGAATGCTGGGCCCTTGTCTCATTCAGGTAGAGTGGTGACCCCAGATTTCCATGTGGTATTTCAGGGATCCCAACAAGCCGGTCCCCCAGGATACCAAGTTCATTCACACCAAGGCCAACCGCTTTGAGGAAGTAGCCTGGTCCAAATACAACCCCCGAGACCAGCTCTACCTTCACATCGGGCTGAAACCAAGGGTCCGTGACCATTACCGGGCCACTAAGGTGGCCTTTTGGAAACACTTGGTGCCCCATCTATACAACCTTCATGACATGTTCCACTATACGTCCACAACCACCAAAGTGCCGCCCCCGGATACCACCCACAGCTCCCACATTACCCGCAGGCCCAATGGCAAGACATGGAGCACCAAGCGGCCAGCCATCTCACCTGCCTACAGCAACGAGAATGCCCAAGGGTCCTGGAATGGGGACCAGGATGCTGGGCCACTCCTTGTGGAGAACCCTCGTGACTACTCCACTGAATTAAGTGTCACCATCGCTGTGGGGGCCTCCCTCCTGTTCCTTAATGTTCTGGCCTTCGCTGCCCTGTACTACCGTAAGGACAAACGGCGTCAGGAGCCTCTGCGGCAGCCTAGCCCTCAAAGGGCTGCTGGGGCCCCTGAATTGGGAGCTGCTCCTGAGGAGGAGCTGGCAGCATTGCAGCTGGGCCCCACCCATCATGAGTGTGAGGCAGGTCCCCCCCATGACACACTGCGCCTCACGGCACTGCCTGACTACACCCTGACCCTGCGGCGCTCCCCTGATGACATCCCACTCATGACCCCCAACACCATCACTATGATTCCTAACTCCCTGGTAGGGCTGCAGACATTGCACCCCTATAACACCTTTGCCACAGGGTTCAACAGTACTGGGCTGCCCCATTCACACTCCACTACCCGGGTATAGCTCCAGCCTGGAGCACAGCCTGTCTCTCCGCTCACTCCCTCCCAGATCCaccaatacatgcacacacagacacacacacacagatacacatacaGACATATATGTATAAACACGCACTCACAGCCTACGGCAGACCCACCTGCACAAACAGACAGATGTGGACATGCACCTGCATGTACAAAAACACAAATACTGAAATAAACCTGAGCAAACCCTTCAAATGGGGATGCAAAAAAGTCCTTGGTAAATTGAGGACTCACGGAACAACAGCTGAAGCCAGCTCCCTGAGCCTGACCACAGACACCCCTGGGGGGCCTGAAAGCAACGGCTGGACGCCCCCTTGGTGCTCGCCTTCGGCCTCTCTTGGAACTGCACCACCAACCCACTCCAGACTTGGGAGCTTTAAAGAGCAGAGTAGCTCTTCCTCCCCTAGACTTGGTCTTTTTCTGGgtcttgtttttgttgattttttaaaatttttggatCAAATGCTTCTCCAACCCGTGAGTGAAAAGAGGCTCTGGAATGGAGGGTGCCAGGCTCAGGTCTCTCTGGCTCTGGAGCCACCAGTGTGCACACAATCAGACCGAGGGTCAGAACCCCCAAGGATGAAACAGATGTGAGGAAGACCATGGGGTGGAAAGAGGAAGGGGCTAATGATGGATGGGGTTGAAGGGCCATAGGAGAGAGCCCTCCAGCCATCTCTATGCCCCTTTGGAGGGCTGTGGAGCCTGCAGAGTAACGTACTCACCTCAAAGCCAGCAGCACTGGCCTGGCTAGACCAGGGGACCCTAGATTTGGTGAATGAGTTTCTGTCACTATTGGGCCCCTGggctctgcctctgcccttggGGTAACGCTATCAGAAATTCACCCCATTTTCTTTACAGAGTCTCTTTTGTGTCTGTCATTTCTCTTTCAAAAAGatggtgttttttgttgttgttggcttttttttttttaaagaaaagttctTAAAACACTAACGGAAACCCATGGAGTTTGTCCTttgtaaaaattttaaacacagtgtcttgatataaaaataaaaaatccagtTAGTACTCCCAACCTGCCTCCCTTGCACAGGCCTTGCCCCAACAGACCTCCAAGCAGGGTGCCTTGTGGCCTAGAAATTAGGCattctccctctgcctctcttcAGTTGATACAAGTCTGAGCATCACTCTGCTGGCCCCCTGCACAAAGGCCTCACCAATCTTAATCAAGCTGCTGTCTctgcttcccccacccccatgctCTGGGTTCCTGCAGCTGAAGCCTTCTCTCAGCACCTTGGGCCTCCTTatgaaacaacaaaaataatacttCCTTCTCTACTTCCACTGCTGCTGCCTCGTCTGCACCACCACCATCGCCACTACCCTGCCGCCATCCCAGACTGGGGGCTGCGAGGAGGTTTGACCTCTAACATGCTGAAATTCTTTATTGTATCTGAATCAAGTGCGGCATCAGACATGTGGACTCCCGGTCCTTGGGAGACAGACAGAGCAGGGCTACTCTCCTTTCCCAGGGACACTTGTTTCCTGTTCTGTGAATTAGAATTGGAAAAGTCACTGGGGCCCTGGGAGCGATTTCTCTCCAGGATTGTGATCAGAGACTCCCTGACAAAGCTGGGGGACAGGTTCAGTGGGGCCCCACAAGGTTAGCATTATGGTATTTCATATTATTCTCAGTGACTCGAAGAATTGGACTAGGAGTCTGCTCATCAAGTATGACATTTAGGCAGGTCTGCTGACACCTCAGAAACCAGGAATAGAATTCTTCAAAGTGACCCTGACAAAATGAGGGAGATGAACCATCACAACCAGGATGATGTTTAGTGGGGACGAACACAAGGTAGTACGTACAGAGTCCAAAACCCAGAACTAATATACTAACATGGTACACGGATACAAGAGAGACGGGCGATGATTGACTTGACAcaaatacagttaaaaaaaaaaagacttggggGGAGGGTATCAGGTTAGGTCACAAGTTGAATGAGTCCATAGTATAGAACTGGTTTTCTtatttgcttccttccttccttcttttctctgcttccttcccttcttccttccttacctctctccctcttctctttcctttttttctttccaaaataaACATGAATACTGACATATAGTAACAAAAATATGGCATGGAGTAGCCAGGAAGTAATCAGAGTCTCAGTTTTAGGATTAAAAGTAACCTCAGAGTCATCTAATCCAACCCCTCGTTTTATAGTTGGGAAATAAGCCCAGAAAAGCCCAACATCACAGTGTTAGAAACAGACCTAGAATGCAATCCAGTAACATACAACCCTCCCCACTGTCCTACTCAACTTTTTCCACTCTACCTAGCATTGGTTAGGCCCTTTAAAGTATTAATGGGTCTACCCTTGGTCAACGCACTTTCAGACTATGTGCAACACCTGGAGAGGGTCTGGAGAAGAGAAAAAGCAATGTGCCAAAGgacttggtgatttttttttttagcttagaaAGCAGGAAGCCAATGAGGTAATATTCAACAATCATGTCCTGTAACCATCTTTAGAAATTTAGCTGCTAAGTAAGAACAGAGGTGATGATTTGGTCTCCATTTCTTCTGAGAATGGTAGAGGAAAAAATGAGATTGTTAGACACAAGGAAAAACTGCTATGGATAAGAGATGATCATGGGCACCTAGTAAGTCCTCAGCAGTTGCCAAATTGGATGAATGACTACTAAGGAGAGCACTGGTGTT is drawn from Loxodonta africana isolate mLoxAfr1 chromosome X, mLoxAfr1.hap2, whole genome shotgun sequence and contains these coding sequences:
- the NLGN3 gene encoding neuroligin-3 isoform X2, producing the protein MWLRLGSPLLSLSPKPTVGQSLCLTLWFLSLALRASTQAPAPTVNTHFGKLRGARVPLPSEILGPVDQYLGVPYAAPPIGEKRFLPPEPPPSWSGIRNATHFPPVCPQNIHTAVPEVMLPVWFTANLDIVATYIQEPNEDCLYLNVYVPTEDDIRDSGAKPVMVYIHGGSYMEGTGNMIDGSVLASYGNVIVITLNYRVGVLGFLSTGDQAAKGNYGLLDQIQALRWVSENIAFFGGDPRRITVFGSGIGASCVSLLTLSHHSEGLFQRAIIQSGSALSSWAVNYQPVKYTSLLADKVGCNVLDTVDMVDCLRQKSAKELVEQDIQPARYHVAFGPVIDGDVIPDDPEILMEQGEFLNYDIMLGVNQGEGLKFVEGVVDPEDGVSGTDFDYSVSNFVDNLYGYPEGKDTLRETIKFMYTDWADRDNPETRRKTLVALFTDHQWVEPSVVTADLHARYGSPTYFYAFYHHCQSLMKPAWSDAAHGDEVPYVFGVPMVGPTDLFPCNFSKNDVMLSAVVMTYWTNFAKTGDPNKPVPQDTKFIHTKANRFEEVAWSKYNPRDQLYLHIGLKPRVRDHYRATKVAFWKHLVPHLYNLHDMFHYTSTTTKVPPPDTTHSSHITRRPNGKTWSTKRPAISPAYSNENAQGSWNGDQDAGPLLVENPRDYSTELSVTIAVGASLLFLNVLAFAALYYRKDKRRQEPLRQPSPQRAAGAPELGAAPEEELAALQLGPTHHECEAGPPHDTLRLTALPDYTLTLRRSPDDIPLMTPNTITMIPNSLVGLQTLHPYNTFATGFNSTGLPHSHSTTRV
- the NLGN3 gene encoding neuroligin-3 isoform X1, translating into MWLRLGSPLLSLSPKPTVGQSLCLTLWFLSLALRASTQAPAPTVNTHFGKLRGARVPLPSEILGPVDQYLGVPYAAPPIGEKRFLPPEPPPSWSGIRNATHFPPVCPQNIHTAVPEVMLPVWFTANLDIVATYIQEPNEDCLYLNVYVPTEDVKRISKECARKPNKKICRKGGSGAKKQGEDLADNDGDEDEDIRDSGAKPVMVYIHGGSYMEGTGNMIDGSVLASYGNVIVITLNYRVGVLGFLSTGDQAAKGNYGLLDQIQALRWVSENIAFFGGDPRRITVFGSGIGASCVSLLTLSHHSEGLFQRAIIQSGSALSSWAVNYQPVKYTSLLADKVGCNVLDTVDMVDCLRQKSAKELVEQDIQPARYHVAFGPVIDGDVIPDDPEILMEQGEFLNYDIMLGVNQGEGLKFVEGVVDPEDGVSGTDFDYSVSNFVDNLYGYPEGKDTLRETIKFMYTDWADRDNPETRRKTLVALFTDHQWVEPSVVTADLHARYGSPTYFYAFYHHCQSLMKPAWSDAAHGDEVPYVFGVPMVGPTDLFPCNFSKNDVMLSAVVMTYWTNFAKTGDPNKPVPQDTKFIHTKANRFEEVAWSKYNPRDQLYLHIGLKPRVRDHYRATKVAFWKHLVPHLYNLHDMFHYTSTTTKVPPPDTTHSSHITRRPNGKTWSTKRPAISPAYSNENAQGSWNGDQDAGPLLVENPRDYSTELSVTIAVGASLLFLNVLAFAALYYRKDKRRQEPLRQPSPQRAAGAPELGAAPEEELAALQLGPTHHECEAGPPHDTLRLTALPDYTLTLRRSPDDIPLMTPNTITMIPNSLVGLQTLHPYNTFATGFNSTGLPHSHSTTRV